A stretch of the Rosa rugosa chromosome 5, drRosRugo1.1, whole genome shotgun sequence genome encodes the following:
- the LOC133713105 gene encoding fruit protein pKIWI502 — translation MSFTICQPHAHLSPPLPPMSILRRLNPSHLTLHRRLATVAAAVRQDTTLWTPAPLSRVEPAAESLFHVRVDLSDAPDLASSYTRAGQYLQLRVPDVEKPSFLAIASPPALAAKGVFEFLVKSVEGSIAELLCGLKKGDVVELTQAMGKGFEIDRIEPPENYPTVLIFATGSGISPIRSLIESGFNADKRSDVKVFYGARNLDRMAYQDRFKDWEASGVKIVPVLSQPHDGWTGQSGYVQAAFTRAKQVYNPLSTAAVLCGQKQMAEEVTSILLADGVASEKILKNF, via the exons ATGTCATTTACAATCTGCCAACCCCATGCGCACCTTAGCCCACCCCTCCCTCCCATGTCTATCCTACGCCGCCTCAACCCCTCCCACCTAACCCTCCACCGCCGCCTCGCCACCGTCGCAGCAGCCGTACGCCAAGACACCACTCTCTGGACCCCGGCCCCGCTCTCCCGGGTTGAGCCGGCCGCCGAGTCCCTCTTCCACGTCCGCGTCGACCTCTCCGACGCGCCCGACCTCGCTTCCTCCTACACGCGCGCCGGGCAGTACCTCCAGCTCCGCGTCCCGGACGTGGAGAAGCCCTCGTTCTTGGCCATCGCGTCGCCGCCGGCCCTGGCGGCGAAGGGCGTGTTCGAGTTCTTGGTGAAGAGCGTGGAGGGGTCCATCGCCGAGCTGCTGTGCGGGCTGAAGAAGGGGGACGTTGTGGAGCTGACCCAGGCCATGGGGAAAGGCTTCGAAATCGATCGGATCGAGCCGCCGGAGAATTATCCAACGGTTCTAATTTTCGCCACGGGATCTGGAATCAG TCCAATCAGGTCTCTGATTGAATCAGGGTTTAACGCCGACAAGCGATCCGACGTGAAGGTCTTCTATGGGGCCAGAAACCTTGACAGAATGGCTTATCAG GATAGATTTAAAGATTGGGAAGCTTCAGGTGTAAAGATAGTTCCTGTATTGTCACAACCACACGACGGCTGGACTGGACAAAGTGGTTATGTGCAG GCTGCTTTTACTAGAGCCAAGCAAGTTTATAACCCTCTCTCCACCGCTGCTGTTCTTTGTGGGCAGAAACAGATGGCTGAG GAAGTTACCTCAATTCTTTTAGCAGATGGAGTTGCAAGTGAAAAAATACTGAAGAATTTCTAA
- the LOC133710095 gene encoding uncharacterized zinc finger CCHC domain-containing protein At4g19190 produces the protein MDTRKFMQLVEEKKRRALEKKEAPLKWEQKLEAAAKAKADAEAKERKLKSSKHKRRSVSDSDSDSDANGTDGRRKSSKRAHKKHKKDPHSDSSDNEKKKEKRSRRKPKRYSSVSSDDSSDGYESGYEGDKKRKKRNHKRHRGHDSRSESGASDSSSDDKDERVKRSHVKYHRRHRRADSDLSDSSDDDRRRIRRSHAKHPKHHRQLKSVSSDSSSYEDGEIRRKSRAKHHKCHRRPNSVDSRSSESDSYMLDRRSRSLGKSSDDNHDEAGKHLKDKKNGHHHHHRHGHNHYSGEEKDHHHQDSVKPHGKHIKDHSRNGTDDINDGPDDQNV, from the coding sequence ATGGACACCAGGAAGTTCATGCAACTGGTCGAGGAGAAAAAGAGGAGAGCTTTGGAGAAGAAAGAAGCACCTTTGAAATGGGAGCAGAAACTAGAAGCTGCTGCCAAGGCAAAAGCTGATGCTGAAGCCAAAGAGAGGAAATTGAAATCTTCGAAGCACAAGAGAAGGTCTGTCTCAGACTCCGATTCAGATAGCGACGCCAACGGCACTGATGGTAGGAGAAAATCAAGTAAAAGAGCTCACAAGAAGCACAAGAAAGACCCTCACTCGGACTCGAGTGACAacgaaaagaagaaggaaaagagatCCAGGCGGAAGCCAAAGAGATATTCCTCAGTGTCAAGTGATGACAGCAGTGATGGATATGAGAGTGGCTATGAAGGAgataagaagaggaagaagcgaAACCACAAAAGGCACAGGGGTCATGATTCTAGATCAGAATCTGGTGCTTCTGATTCTTCAAGTGATGACAAGGATGAGAGAGTCAAGAGAAGTCATGTGAAGTACCACAGGCGCCATAGGAGGGCAGATTCTGATCTTTCTGATTCTAGTGATGATGATCGGAGAAGAAtcagaagaagtcatgcaaagCACCCTAAACACCACCGACAGTTGAAATCTGTTTCTTCTGATTCTTCTAGTTATGAGGATGGTGAGATTAGAAGGAAAAGTCGTGCAAAGCACCATAAATGTCATAGGCGACCAAATAGTGTTGATTCAAGGTCATCGGAGTCAGATTCCTATATGCTTGACAGAAGAAGCAGATCTTTAGGGAAGTCATCAGATGACAACCATGATGAGGCAGGTAAACATTTGAAGGACAAGAAAAATGGCCACCACCATCATCATAGACATGGTCACAATCATTACTCAGGAGAGGAGAAAGATCACCATCATCAGGATTCAGTTAAGCCCCATGGAAAGCACATCAAAGACCACAGTAGAAATGGAACTGATGACATTAATGATGGTCCTGATGATCAGAATGTGTAG
- the LOC133708514 gene encoding vacuolar-sorting protein BRO1, producing the protein MASTPSSSATTNVMLAIFEKKTTPIDLYRPLRNYIAFNYSEREAQNLEDDLQTLKQLRSDLERQPDPSLPARRDLLQNYFKALCLVETRFPISPDKDHINTVTFVWHDAFKNKQKASQQNIHLEKAAVLFNLGAVYSQIGLSYDRATVDGRRQASHAFIASAGAFAFLRDNAATKASIGSSTTVDLSVECAGMLERLMLAQAQESVFENSIAKGSTPGVCAKISRQVGLYYEEALAATNSPTLNQHFDRAWISHMQLKAALFFAEACYRYGLELHEKEEIAEEIARLKSGISALAESKKSTKGAAAQILDAISKLEANLNRNLERAMKENDRVYLMRVPSLSSLPPLPAFSMVKPMAMSEVLDASKEKMFASLVPDSSAKALSRYTEMVDDIIRTQAEKLQQASELTRVRLKEMDLPESILALEGNFTLPTDLKEDVEAVQISGGPAGLEAELQQLRDLRRVNQEILVHIDELLQKEAREDAQFRSQFGTRWTRPQSSTLTKNLQDRLSRFAANLKQASDSDARIERSVREHSALMSILDRRPIESALPTLARPIMSLDANEDAILGALKQSLRQLETLGAQRAGLEDMLKEMKRKDDILPKLMTSTGSYEDLFRKEISKYDLISEDIGHNIEAQEQLLLQIQAQNDEFAAIFNLEDYKASREKCYKQIQAAIAKYREIKDNINEGLKFYVTLQDAITNVKQQCSDFVMTRNIQCQEMIEDVHKQMAGLSFQDSKSSGAYNNYPSQSQRSGSQQQTDPRPQTPYYRPPEQPQMAGYAQPPPYSTQQMPPPYHVPPPQAGSPYPPPQAGSPYPPPQAQQQPPAGHEYGQPAYPGWRGPYYNAQQSGSHPRPPYTVPPQYPPHQSGYYKQQ; encoded by the exons ATGGCGTCGACGCCGTCCTCCTCCGCCACCACCAACGTCATGCTCGCCATCTTCGAGAAGAAGACCACCCCAATCGATCTCTACCGCCCACTCCGCAACTACATCGCCTTCAATTACTCCGAGCGCGAGGCCCAGAACCTCGAAGACGACCTCCAAACCCTGAAGCAGCTCCGCTCCGACTTGGAGCGCCAACCCGACCCGTCCCTCCCTGCCCGCCGCGACCTCCTCCAAAATTACTTCAAAGCCCTCTGCCTCGTCGAGACCCGCTTCCCAATCTCGCCGGACAAGGACCACATCAACACCGTCACCTTCGTCTGGCACGACGCCTTCAAGAACAAGCAGAAGGCCTCGCAGCAGAACATCCACCTCGAGAAGGCCGCCGTTCTCTTCAATTTGGGCGCCGTCTACAGCCAGATTGGGCTTTCCTACGATCGCGCCACCGTCGACGGCCGCCGTCAGGCCTCCCACGCCTTCATCGCCTCCGCCGGCGCGTTTGCGTTTCTGCGGGACAATGCGGCGACCAAGGCCTCGATTGGGAGCTCCACGACGGTGGATTTGTCGGTGGAGTGCGCCGGGATGCTGGAGAGGCTGATGCTGGCTCAGGCGCAGGAGAGCGTCTTTGAGAATTCCATAGCCAAAGGCAGCACACCTGGTGTTTGTGCCAAGATCTCCAGGCAG GTTGGACTGTACTACGAGGAAGCTTTAGCTGCAACAAATTCTCCCACTTTGAACCAGCATTTTGACAGGGCTTGGATATCACACATGCAGTTAAAGGCCGCACTCTTTTTTGCAGAAGCTTGCTATAGGTATGGTCTAGAACTGCATGAGAAAGAAGAGATTGCTGAAGAAATTGCACGGTTAAAGAGTGGGATAAGTGCTCTAGCGGAGTCTAAGAAATCCACAAAGGGGGCAGCTGCACAAATTTTGGATGCAATTAGCAAGTTAGAGGCCAACCTTAACCGTAACCTTGAGAGGGCTATGAAGGAGAATGATAGAGTTTACCTCATGAGGGTTCCTTCTCTTAGTTCCTTACCACCCCTTCCAGCATTTTCCATGGTGAAGCCTATGGCAATGAGCGAGGTCTTGGATGCAAGCAAGGAGAAGATGTTTGCTAGTCTTGTTCCGGACAGTAGTGCAAAAGCTCTTTCCAGGTACACTGAAATGGTCGATGATATTATCAGGACGCAAGCTGAAAAATTGCAACAAGCCAGTGAGCTGACCAGAGTTAGGCTCAAGGAAATGGACCTTCCAGAGTCTATTCTTGCTTTGGAAGGAAATTTTACTCTTCCTACGGATCTCAAAGAAGATGTGGAGGCAGTGCAAATTAGTGGGGGCCCTGCAGGTCTGGAAGCTGAGTTGCAGCAACTTAGAGATTTGAGAAGGGTGAACCAGGAAATTCTGGTACATATTGATGAGCTCTTGCAGAAAGAGGCAAGAGAAGATGCCCAGTTTAGAAGCCAATTTGGAACACGTTGGACGAGGCCTCAGTCAAGCACTCTGACTAAGAACTTACAGGATAGGCTAAGTAGGTTTGCAGCTAACTTGAAGCAAGCTTCAGACAGTGATGCTCGGATTGAGCGCTCAGTCAGAGAACATTCAGCTCTCATGTCCATCCTTGATCGTCGCCCG ATTGAATCTGCCCTCCCAACTCTGGCTAGGCCAATAATGTCTTTGGATGCCAATGAAGATGCTATTTTAGGGGCCCTGAAGCAAAGCTTG CGGCAATTGGAAACGCTCGGTGCTCAACGAGCAGGCCTTGAAGACATGCTTAAAGAGATGAAAAGAAAG GATGACATACTTCCTAAGTTGATGACATCAACCGGCTCCTATGAGGATCTTTTCAGGAAGGAGATATCAAAATATGATCTTATAAGTGAAGACATTGGCCACAATATTGAGGCACAAGAACAACTATTGCTGCAAATCCAG GCCCAAAATGATGAGTTTGCTGCAATCTTCAATCTTGAAGATTACAAAG CATCTCGTGAGAAATGTTACAAGCAGATTCAAGCTGCCATAGCAAAGTACCGTGAAATTAAGGATAACATAAATGAGGGTTTGAAGTTTTATGTTACTCTTCAG GATGCAATAACTAATGTAAAGCAGCAGTGCAGTGATTTTGTGATGACTAGAAATATCCAGTGCCAGGAAATGATTGAAGATGTGCACAAACAAATGGCAGGTCTCAGTTTCCAGGATTCTAAAAGCTCAGGTGCGTACAACAACTATCCTTCTCAAAGTCAAAGATCTGGTTCACAACAGCAAACAGATCCTCGTCCGCAAACACCCTACTACCGACCTCCTGAGCAGCCACAAATGGCTGGTTATGCTCAGCCTCCCCCCTACTCAACGCAGCAGATGCCGCCTCCGTACCATGTACCACCTCCTCAAGCTGGTAGTCCATACCCACCCCCTCAAGCTGGTAGTCCTTACCCACCTCCACAGGCCCAGCAACAGCCCCCTGCAGGCCATGAATATGGTCAACCTGCTTATCCAGGGTGGCGGGGTCCATACTACAACGCACAACAATCTGGATCGCATCCTCGACCTCCTTACACCGTTCCACCTCAATACCCTCCACACCAGAGTGGCTACTATAAGCAACAATAG
- the LOC133712199 gene encoding beta-amyrin 28-monooxygenase-like, producing the protein MEIENLFLPLSIIVSVYTLAFIFYTIRSKSNSKMNLPPGSFGWPIIGETFAFLNEPQEKFVGDRMKKYSPKVFKTSILDEPTAVLCGISGHKFISSNEEKLFLSWRPQSTQKLFRSSYQKAASEITKRADSVHIGKAPGFLKPEAVVRYIESMESIVQEHLKVHWEGKSTVEIYSLAQLLVTTLSARFFTGLQNNNDRCVKFAELINIIASGLHTFPINIPGTEFYRAMKAAEAMRKEVLLLIKEKKAAVSSSGAKVTDIMSHLLFNPDPTGRFIPENEVADKVMGLMTGGFHSPSMATSFLIKFLGENPKVCEKVRTEQLEIASSKQDGENLNWEDIQKMKYSWAVALEVMRLVPPLQGTFREVVTDFTYEGYTIPKGWKVYWSSSSTNKIAEHFPAPEEFDPSRFENGKAAPAYSNIPFGSGPRICPGKEYARLQLMCFLHHVVTRYKWEVINTKAKIAGGLNPVPKEGFHIRVQLYNKLA; encoded by the exons ATGGAGATAGAGAATCTCTTCCTTCCTCTATCCATCATCGTTTCCGTATATACTCTCGCCTTCATCTTTTACACTATCAGGTCCAAATCCAACTCCAAAATGAATCTTCCCCCAGGAAGTTTCGGATGGCCAATCATCGGTGAAACTTTCGCCTTTCTGAATGAGCCGCAGGAGAAGTTCGTGGGCGACAGAATGAAGAAATACTCCCCAAAAGTCTTCAAAACGAGCATACTCGATGAGCCAACTGCCGTGCTTTGCGGCATTTCCGGCCACAAGTTCATCTCTTCCAACGAGGAAAAACTGTTTCTGTCATGGCGACCGCAGTCCACACAGAAACTCTTCCGCTCCTCCTATCAAAAAGCTGCTTCCGAGATCACCAAACGAGCCGATTCAGTCCATATCGGTAAAGCACCAGGGTTTCTTAAACCTGAAGCGGTGGTTCGGTACATAGAGAGCATGGAGTCCATAGTTCAGGAGCATTTGAAGGTTCACTGGGAAGGAAAAAGCACAGTTGAGATTTACAGCCTCGCTCAGCTACTTGTAACGACTCTGTCCGCTCGATTCTTCACTGGACTCCAAAACAATAACGACCGTTGTGTTAAGTTTGCCGAGTTGATTAATATCATAGCCTCAGGGCTGCATACGTTCCCAATTAATATTCCAGGAACCGAGTTTTATCGAGCGATGAAAGCAGCCGAGGCTATGAGGAAGGAGGTTCTGTTGTTGATCAAGGAGAAGAAAGCGGCCGTGTCTTCCAGTGGAGCCAAAGTAACCGACATCATGTCTCATTTGCTGTTTAACCCGGATCCGACTGGGCGGTTCATACCGGAGAATGAAGTTGCAGATAAGGTCATGGGTTTGATGACGGgtggatttcactccccttcCATGGCTACAAGTTTTCTCATCAAGTTTCTTGGTGAAAACCCTAAAGTTTGTGAGAAAGTCCGAACAG AACAATTGGAGATTGCAAGCTCAAAACAAGATGGTGAGAATCTTAATTGGGAAGATATACAGAAAATGAAATATTCTTGGGCTGTAGCACTTGAAGTGATGAGGCTGGTGCCACCTCTTCAAGGAACGTTCAGAGAAGTTGTTACCGACTTCACCTATGAAGGTTACACAATTCCAAAAGGATGGAAG GTATATTGGTCCTCCAGCAGCACGAATAAAATTGCAGAGCATTTTCCAGCACCAGAAGAGTTTGATCCGAGCAGGTTTGAGAATGGAAAGGCCGCTCCAGCTTACTCGAACATCCCATTCGGAAGCGGTCCTCGAATCTGTCCAGGAAAAGAATACGCTCGACTTCAACTTATGTGTTTCCTCCATCACGTCGTTACAAGATACAAATGGGAAGTGATAAATACAAAGGCCAAAATTGCAGGCGGTTTGAATCCTGTTCCAAAAGAAGGGTTTCACATTCGCGTCCAACTTTACAATAAGTTGGCCTGA